In one window of Siphonobacter curvatus DNA:
- a CDS encoding toprim domain-containing protein — MTFQQAKALSLVGFLEKYYAEPTYIRGQNYWYVSPLRAERTPSFKVDNRLNLWYDHGLGKGGTIIDLGCLLWKCSPRDVLEKLAEGADWPERIPVSAKAYVKRPGLVIQCVGELSDARLLAYAQSRMIAPAMLRRYCQQISYQLNGKTYRAIGFKNDRGGYELRSPYFKGSSSPKSYTHLQGGHPQLLVLEGFMDFLSVVTYFQHLPLDVLVLNSLALLEKASPVLGSYTRVILLLDNDAAGEKATRQVQARREGIIDARVLLGSAKDVNECLMNHTPANATRDESVRR, encoded by the coding sequence ATGACCTTTCAGCAAGCAAAAGCCCTATCGCTAGTAGGGTTCTTGGAAAAGTACTACGCGGAGCCTACCTACATCCGCGGTCAGAATTACTGGTATGTATCTCCCCTGCGAGCCGAGCGAACTCCTTCTTTTAAGGTGGATAATCGGCTCAATCTCTGGTACGATCATGGCCTAGGCAAAGGAGGCACAATTATTGATCTGGGCTGCCTGCTTTGGAAGTGTAGTCCCCGGGACGTGCTCGAAAAACTAGCGGAAGGTGCTGACTGGCCGGAACGTATTCCCGTTTCTGCCAAAGCGTATGTGAAGCGTCCAGGGCTAGTCATCCAATGCGTTGGGGAGCTGTCTGATGCGCGCCTGTTAGCCTACGCTCAATCAAGAATGATCGCCCCGGCTATGCTGAGGCGGTATTGTCAGCAGATAAGTTATCAACTCAACGGGAAAACCTACCGGGCCATTGGCTTTAAAAACGACCGGGGTGGATATGAGCTGCGAAGTCCGTACTTTAAGGGATCCTCTTCGCCCAAAAGCTATACCCATTTGCAAGGCGGCCATCCCCAGCTCTTAGTGCTGGAAGGCTTTATGGATTTTCTCTCGGTAGTAACTTATTTCCAGCATCTTCCCCTGGATGTTTTAGTGCTAAACTCCCTGGCCTTGCTCGAGAAAGCAAGCCCGGTTCTGGGTTCATATACCCGGGTTATTCTCTTGCTGGATAATGATGCGGCGGGAGAGAAAGCTACCCGGCAAGTACAAGCCAGGCGGGAGGGTATCATCGATGCCCGGGTCTTACTGGGTTCCGCTAAGGATGTCAACGAATGTCTCATGAACCATACGCCCGCTAACGCTACACGTGATGAATCCGTACGGAGATGA
- the parA gene encoding ParA family partition ATPase — MVISITSLKGGVGKSTISQNLAACFAHAGYKVCIVDVDTNQSAIRWSGLRSEEYPGIPVVGMPDGIELSKNVKHLAKDYEIVLIDGTPSLNKVTSKIILLADVLLIPILPSGLDIWATEQFLERYQDAVNEKESAIPAYFILNQFQPQTNLAKEVREVLEDTSIAVFKTALGNRTAYREAVIKGIGVIEYKDPKAKNEMVALYNELITYMELVNA, encoded by the coding sequence ATGGTCATTTCTATAACAAGCTTAAAGGGAGGAGTAGGTAAATCAACTATTTCTCAGAATCTAGCCGCATGCTTTGCTCATGCCGGCTATAAGGTTTGTATCGTAGACGTCGATACAAATCAGAGTGCGATTCGCTGGTCAGGTCTTAGATCAGAAGAATACCCAGGTATCCCGGTGGTAGGCATGCCAGACGGGATCGAATTGTCTAAGAATGTGAAACACCTGGCGAAAGACTACGAAATCGTCCTAATTGATGGAACGCCTTCCTTAAATAAGGTCACCAGTAAAATTATACTCCTCGCTGACGTATTACTCATTCCCATTCTTCCGAGCGGTCTGGATATCTGGGCAACCGAACAGTTTCTGGAGCGATACCAGGATGCGGTAAACGAAAAGGAAAGTGCAATCCCTGCCTATTTCATTCTTAACCAGTTTCAACCGCAGACCAACTTAGCCAAGGAAGTACGCGAAGTACTAGAGGATACCAGCATTGCCGTATTTAAGACCGCGCTGGGAAATCGCACGGCTTACCGGGAAGCCGTCATTAAGGGAATTGGGGTCATTGAATACAAAGACCCTAAAGCCAAGAATGAGATGGTTGCTTTATATAATGAGTTAATTACGTATATGGAACTTGTAAACGCATAA
- a CDS encoding replication initiation protein, with protein MKSLIHISNSLNLTKQEFTTVEKHILLITLLHLKNRQGFGVNVDDKLIVTFPATDIKETNLVRIKDSLDKITSRKIFFDESTKSKDYFGYIVPFTYANYEAKVGAHSTITVELNSRCNKLFLELANGYTTTDLQTILSLKSVHAIRMYELLMMYRKKNEWLVEIDRLKGLLGLNLSAYKSFTDFETRILKYTQKELSERCGLYFDWEIAAKERKKIVALKFSIREAEGLERELLAEETSKTIDYVSSLGDIQVASKVRAACEKYTLSEKQIQWILASQERISELIRIDLIIEDKTTKGKGPKNRTKYLAKSLGLDKLS; from the coding sequence ATGAAAAGTTTAATCCACATTAGTAACAGCCTTAACCTGACCAAGCAGGAATTTACTACCGTAGAAAAGCACATTCTACTAATTACACTGCTGCACCTGAAAAACCGACAAGGCTTTGGGGTGAATGTCGATGACAAACTAATTGTCACCTTTCCGGCTACAGATATTAAGGAAACCAACCTGGTGCGGATTAAAGACTCTCTCGACAAAATAACGTCCCGGAAAATATTCTTCGATGAGTCCACCAAAAGCAAAGATTACTTTGGATACATTGTTCCCTTCACCTATGCCAACTATGAAGCCAAAGTAGGAGCTCACTCAACCATCACAGTGGAACTCAATAGCCGATGTAACAAACTCTTTCTGGAACTGGCCAACGGCTACACCACTACGGACCTACAAACCATTCTAAGCCTGAAAAGTGTTCATGCCATTCGAATGTATGAGTTGCTGATGATGTATCGCAAGAAAAACGAATGGCTTGTTGAAATAGATCGGTTAAAAGGGTTACTGGGTTTGAATTTAAGTGCTTATAAAAGCTTCACCGACTTTGAAACTCGCATTCTAAAGTATACCCAAAAAGAACTATCGGAACGCTGCGGTCTGTATTTCGACTGGGAAATTGCCGCCAAGGAACGAAAGAAGATTGTGGCCCTGAAATTTAGTATCAGGGAAGCAGAAGGGCTGGAAAGAGAATTACTGGCTGAAGAAACGAGTAAAACGATTGACTACGTTTCCTCATTAGGCGACATTCAGGTAGCCAGTAAAGTCAGAGCGGCTTGTGAAAAGTATACGCTAAGCGAAAAACAGATTCAGTGGATACTGGCGAGTCAGGAACGCATCAGCGAGCTGATTCGTATTGATCTCATCATCGAAGATAAGACGACCAAAGGCAAAGGACCTAAGAATCGAACTAAGTACCTGGCCAAGAGCTTAGGGCTCGACAAACTAAGCTGA
- a CDS encoding GlxA family transcriptional regulator, whose translation MSTTQQVIFVIPPSVHVLDLTGPVQVFYEAVEYGASYQLRYCSFQNQLVSSAGLALGPVEPFTQLQTQPGDLIFIPGMDMAYIRSAEFKAEHAFMAWLRERHRQGVTLCSVCTGAFLIAQTGLLDGRKCTTHWKRVEEMQAIYPRIVTQHDRLFVQDSSIYTSAGVTAGIDLALAILEERQGPVFAAKVARELVVYVRRGPHHSQKSIYLDYRNHMNVAVHQLQDWLIANLKTKATLETLAEVAGMSTRNLTRAFRKETGISIHDYTTQLRLEKARTLQHNPGMTMEAIAQQCGFRDARQLRRIWQKTESKKAPNHVY comes from the coding sequence ATGTCGACTACACAACAGGTCATTTTTGTTATTCCTCCTTCGGTACACGTCCTGGATCTAACCGGACCCGTTCAGGTCTTTTACGAAGCTGTTGAATACGGTGCTTCCTATCAGTTACGGTATTGTTCGTTTCAAAACCAACTGGTCAGTTCAGCGGGACTGGCTCTGGGGCCTGTAGAACCTTTCACTCAACTACAGACTCAACCCGGGGATTTGATCTTTATACCAGGCATGGATATGGCTTATATCCGGTCAGCTGAATTTAAAGCGGAACACGCGTTTATGGCCTGGCTGCGGGAAAGACACCGTCAAGGTGTCACGCTGTGTTCGGTTTGTACGGGTGCGTTTTTAATAGCTCAGACGGGCCTATTGGATGGCCGAAAATGTACTACCCACTGGAAGCGGGTTGAAGAGATGCAGGCAATCTATCCACGAATCGTTACCCAGCACGATCGCTTGTTTGTTCAGGACAGTAGTATCTATACCAGTGCAGGAGTAACCGCCGGAATAGACCTGGCACTGGCAATTTTGGAAGAGCGGCAAGGTCCTGTTTTCGCAGCGAAGGTAGCCCGTGAGTTGGTTGTCTATGTTCGTCGCGGCCCCCATCATTCCCAGAAAAGCATTTACCTCGATTACCGCAATCATATGAATGTGGCCGTTCACCAGCTGCAGGACTGGCTGATTGCTAATTTGAAAACCAAGGCTACGTTAGAGACACTGGCTGAGGTGGCCGGTATGAGTACCCGCAACCTGACCCGGGCCTTTCGAAAGGAAACGGGAATATCCATTCATGACTATACAACGCAGCTCCGGCTGGAAAAAGCTCGTACACTACAGCACAATCCGGGTATGACGATGGAAGCCATTGCCCAGCAGTGTGGCTTTCGGGATGCCCGCCAGTTACGCCGGATCTGGCAGAAGACTGAATCAAAAAAAGCACCCAATCATGTATACTAA
- a CDS encoding DJ-1/PfpI family protein, with translation MNVVLDYRFCVFIAGWLIMASNSLWAQQANAKEADSLTENSKQSKKRNVAILIHNGVEILDFAGPSEVFASTEGFNVYTVSLTKEPIISQGFIKITPSYSLTDCPKPDIVVLPGGDTGPFIKNKLLIDWIKQSATQAEVLLSVCTGAGLLAKAGLLDGKQATTFHSYIEPLQRATPKAEILANTRFVDNGQIITTAGVSAGIDGALHVVSKLKGLGIAQQTARYMEYDKWKPEEGLVVEHK, from the coding sequence ATGAACGTTGTTCTTGATTACCGTTTTTGCGTATTCATTGCCGGCTGGCTGATTATGGCAAGTAACTCCCTTTGGGCTCAGCAAGCAAATGCGAAAGAAGCCGATTCCCTAACGGAAAATTCGAAGCAGTCAAAAAAGAGGAATGTTGCCATTTTAATTCACAATGGTGTTGAAATTCTAGATTTTGCCGGTCCTAGTGAAGTCTTTGCCTCTACGGAGGGATTTAATGTGTATACGGTCTCGCTTACCAAAGAACCAATCATTAGTCAGGGATTCATTAAAATAACGCCATCGTATAGTTTAACCGATTGTCCAAAGCCTGATATTGTAGTTTTACCAGGAGGAGATACAGGACCCTTCATCAAGAATAAATTACTCATTGACTGGATCAAACAATCGGCTACTCAAGCTGAAGTCCTGTTGTCGGTTTGTACCGGTGCCGGGCTATTGGCCAAAGCAGGACTGCTGGATGGAAAGCAGGCGACTACCTTTCATTCTTACATTGAACCCCTGCAACGAGCAACTCCCAAAGCCGAAATACTAGCTAATACTCGCTTTGTAGACAACGGTCAAATTATCACAACGGCGGGTGTTTCGGCAGGTATTGATGGTGCCCTACACGTCGTATCCAAATTAAAGGGACTGGGTATCGCCCAACAGACCGCTCGCTATATGGAGTATGATAAGTGGAAGCCTGAGGAAGGTCTAGTGGTGGAGCACAAGTAA
- a CDS encoding SDR family oxidoreductase: MILVTGATGGLGHQTIDFLLTTTPAAEIAALVRDVNKATDLVDRGVHVRQADYFDYPALVQAFQDVDKVLLVSAVAFTDRVRQHRNVIDAAKEAGVKHLFYTSIQRSTNFVLQEVTESDLATEAYLKASGLVYTILKNGYYFEGLEYLIGSEVPDTEIRFAAGEGKIAFVKRTELAAATAALLTSGGHENQEYTLAGSEAYSFHDIARELSALAGRSITYKNIELETYIAQKVAAGFPEVVANFLAQWGAATQHGMLAGTDDTVERLLGHKPTSLREYLKSTYFPGT, translated from the coding sequence ATGATTCTAGTCACGGGAGCCACCGGTGGGTTAGGCCACCAAACCATCGATTTTTTACTTACGACCACTCCGGCCGCAGAAATTGCCGCCTTGGTACGCGATGTCAATAAAGCCACGGACCTTGTAGATCGGGGCGTACACGTCCGGCAAGCCGACTACTTCGATTATCCTGCACTGGTACAAGCCTTTCAGGACGTTGATAAGGTATTACTGGTTTCCGCCGTGGCATTTACCGACCGGGTACGCCAGCACCGGAATGTCATTGATGCCGCTAAAGAAGCTGGCGTCAAACACCTTTTTTATACGAGTATTCAACGTAGCACAAATTTTGTGCTGCAAGAGGTCACTGAAAGCGATCTGGCCACAGAAGCCTACCTCAAAGCGTCCGGACTCGTATATACCATTCTCAAAAACGGTTACTACTTTGAAGGCCTTGAGTATCTGATCGGCAGCGAGGTGCCAGACACCGAGATACGTTTTGCGGCGGGAGAAGGCAAGATCGCTTTCGTCAAGCGGACCGAACTAGCCGCCGCTACGGCCGCCCTACTGACTAGCGGAGGGCATGAAAACCAGGAGTATACCCTGGCTGGCAGCGAAGCCTATTCATTTCATGACATCGCCCGGGAATTGTCAGCGTTAGCGGGCCGATCCATTACCTATAAGAACATTGAGCTGGAGACCTACATCGCCCAGAAAGTCGCCGCCGGCTTCCCCGAAGTTGTCGCCAACTTTCTGGCCCAGTGGGGTGCCGCTACCCAACACGGTATGCTTGCCGGAACTGACGATACCGTCGAGCGTTTGTTAGGCCATAAGCCAACTTCGCTGCGGGAGTACCTGAAATCGACTTATTTCCCAGGTACCTGA
- a CDS encoding winged helix-turn-helix transcriptional regulator: protein MKELKQRSTCPVSTSLDVLGDKWTLLILRDMVFGGKSTYGQFLQSAEKIATNILADRLAILESHGLLTKAVASDKKSKFTYRLTEKGIDTVPILATLIVWGTKHCPTIVDPALLEELQTGQDAAIEKYQRLAREKALA from the coding sequence ATGAAAGAGCTAAAACAGCGATCTACTTGTCCCGTCAGTACATCGCTTGATGTGCTGGGGGACAAATGGACTTTGCTCATTCTCCGGGATATGGTGTTTGGGGGGAAGTCTACTTACGGGCAATTTTTGCAATCAGCGGAAAAAATAGCAACGAATATTCTGGCCGACCGGCTGGCGATCTTGGAGTCGCACGGCCTCTTAACCAAAGCTGTAGCCTCCGATAAGAAATCGAAATTCACCTACCGCCTAACAGAGAAAGGCATTGATACCGTCCCCATTCTTGCAACACTCATTGTATGGGGAACCAAACATTGCCCGACCATCGTCGACCCTGCCTTGCTGGAAGAACTTCAGACTGGGCAAGATGCGGCCATTGAAAAGTACCAACGGCTCGCCCGCGAAAAGGCTCTTGCCTAA
- a CDS encoding type II toxin-antitoxin system HigB family toxin — protein sequence MGVVSKTIVLDFSWRHLSALEPLNQAGRWKNFSEMRQTFNSVDAVGNDRYVFNSKGNRFRLVAMIHFDIRTLYIRFVGTYADYDQINYSTV from the coding sequence ATGGGTGTTGTTTCTAAAACGATTGTGCTTGACTTCTCCTGGCGTCACCTCAGTGCATTGGAACCCCTCAACCAAGCAGGCAGATGGAAGAACTTTTCTGAGATGCGGCAAACCTTTAACAGCGTAGATGCCGTGGGCAATGATCGGTATGTATTTAATAGCAAGGGTAATCGTTTTCGGCTGGTAGCCATGATCCATTTTGATATACGTACCCTTTACATCCGGTTTGTAGGTACGTACGCTGACTATGATCAAATTAACTATTCGACTGTTTAA
- a CDS encoding recombinase family protein: protein MLQPYVTYFRVSTQRQGRSGLGVEAQQAAVDAFLKNRGEEIRRFTDIESGRKNDRPQLHAAIAYCKAHGAVLLIAKLDRLTRNVSFVFTLRDAGVEFVCVDMPEANTLTIGMMATMAQYERELIAERTRLALAEKKKRGERLGNPMNLTQESRRKGRSIQQANARTNENNRKAGLLAESLRKGGHSWAEITRIFNANGFLTRRGKAFSIKQVQRVVKLLES from the coding sequence ATGCTCCAGCCTTACGTTACCTACTTCCGGGTTTCCACCCAACGCCAGGGCCGGTCGGGTCTGGGAGTCGAAGCCCAGCAAGCGGCCGTTGATGCGTTCCTAAAAAATAGGGGAGAAGAGATCCGGCGGTTTACCGATATTGAGTCGGGTCGAAAGAATGATCGTCCCCAGCTTCATGCGGCCATCGCCTATTGCAAGGCTCACGGGGCCGTCCTGCTCATTGCCAAGCTTGATCGACTTACCCGTAATGTTTCTTTCGTGTTTACCCTTCGGGATGCGGGTGTGGAGTTTGTTTGCGTGGATATGCCCGAGGCCAATACGCTGACCATTGGCATGATGGCTACCATGGCACAGTACGAACGGGAGCTCATTGCCGAGCGGACCCGGCTCGCCCTGGCTGAGAAAAAAAAGCGAGGGGAAAGGTTGGGAAATCCTATGAACCTAACGCAGGAAAGTAGACGTAAAGGGCGAAGCATTCAGCAGGCTAATGCCCGGACGAATGAAAATAACCGCAAAGCCGGACTCTTAGCTGAGTCGCTTCGCAAGGGGGGGCACAGCTGGGCTGAGATCACCCGTATCTTTAATGCCAATGGCTTCTTAACTCGCCGAGGAAAAGCATTTTCCATCAAGCAGGTTCAACGGGTGGTTAAGCTATTAGAAAGTTGA